The genomic interval CGGCGCAGTCGAGCAGGAAGTCGACATCTCGCCCGCGTACTTCGGCGAGGGGCTCGCCCGGGTCGACGACCGCCTGATCATGCTGACGTGGAAGGCGCAGCGGGCTTTCGTCTTCGGTCTCGAACGATTCGACGAGCAGCGAACGTTTCGCTACGAGGGCGAGGGTTGGGGATTGTGCAACGACGGCAGCCGGCTGGTCATGAGCAACGGCTCCAACCGCCTGACGTTTCGTGACCTCCGGACGTTCGAGGTGCTCGGCGACGTCCCGGTCACGTTGCGCGGTTTCCCGCTCACGCAGCTAAACGAGCTCGAGTGCGTCGGCGGCGCCGTCTACGCCAACGTCTACCAGACGGACTTCCTGGTCCGCATCGACCCGGATACCGGACGCGTGACCCACTACATCGACGCGGCGGGACTCCTGACGCGGGAGGAAGCGCGCGGGGTCGACGTGCTCAACGGCATCGCGTTCGACCCCGGCGCCGAGACCTTCTACATCACCGGCAAGCTGTGGCCGAAGATGTTCGAGGTGACGTTCGAGTAGGACGCGCTGCGGCCTCCGATTGCGCTCCAGCC from Acidobacteriota bacterium carries:
- a CDS encoding glutaminyl-peptide cyclotransferase → MTAAQPAAVVPSLSVNVHRAFPHDTSAYTQGLLWWDGRLYESTGQYGSSDLRRIDPATGAVEQEVDISPAYFGEGLARVDDRLIMLTWKAQRAFVFGLERFDEQRTFRYEGEGWGLCNDGSRLVMSNGSNRLTFRDLRTFEVLGDVPVTLRGFPLTQLNELECVGGAVYANVYQTDFLVRIDPDTGRVTHYIDAAGLLTREEARGVDVLNGIAFDPGAETFYITGKLWPKMFEVTFE